The following are from one region of the Geotrypetes seraphini chromosome 12, aGeoSer1.1, whole genome shotgun sequence genome:
- the LOC117346954 gene encoding zinc finger protein 184-like isoform X1 has protein sequence MSAWIPDQVSITFNDVAAYFLETEWNILEEWQKEMYRNVIQEIHGILTSRGYSIVNPDVIFKIKREDEKYPVQHYEWEKKENMTDPPNSFSHIKPEILIRFKQEEFGIEPEEFEESGSLTIRGNYEELHEAGRRGYSPDPIADALKVKELEDWDHPDGGNKDTDIKRAGGGFRNNSQRQRMHNGHQKKKWTHKDPPRDNLDPSAAYEGGVNRPLLPNMKEKGPKAERLLICTEEERNYNHLPNLLQTQRLNEEEILYQCTECEDRFTNISDLTEHKIIHTRNKLFICTECEKCFPYKSQLTIHQKFHKGLKPFKCSECGKCFHQKGNLRLHEITHTGRKPFKCSECDKSFTYKCVLKTHEKIHSGEKQYKCSECDKCFHQKGNLRQHEITHLREKPFKCSECDKSFSYKCALKTHEKIHSAEKPYKCSECDKCFHQKGNLRQHEITHLREKPFKCSECDKCYSYKCALKTHEKIHSRDM, from the exons ATGTCTGCCTGGATTCCTGATCAG GTATCAATCACATTCAATGATGTCGCTGCTTATTTCTTGGAAACAGAATGGAACATTCTGGAAGAGTGGCAGAAAGAGATGTACAGAAATGTCATCCAGGAGATTCATGGCATCCTCACGTCACGGG GTTATTCAATTGTTAATCCCGATGTTATATTCAAGATTAAAAGGGAAGACGAGAAATATCCCGTCCAACACTACGAGtgggagaaaaaagaaaacatgacTGACCCCCCCAACA GCTTCTCCCATATCAAACCGGAAATTTTGATCCGATTTAAGCAAGAGGAATTCGGGATTGAGCCTGAGGAATTTGAAGAGAGCGGAAGCCTGACAATCAGAGGCAATTATGAGGAACTGCATGAAGCAG GCAGAAGAGGGTACAGTCCTGACCCCATAGCGGATGCCCTGAAAGTTAAAGAGCTCGAAGATTGGGATCATCCAGACGGAGGAAACAAAGACACCGATATCAAGAGGG CAGGTGGAGGATTCAGGAATAATAGCCAGAGGCAGAGAATGCACAATGGACATCAGAAGAAGAAATGGACACACAAGGACCCTCCCAGAGACAACCTAGATCCTTCCGCTGCCTATGAAGGAGGTGTCAACCGACCACTGCTACCCAACATGAAAGAAAAAGGCCCAAAGGCAGAGAGACTACTCATATGTACTGAAGAAGAGAGAAATTACAATCACCTCCCAAATCTTTTGCAAACGCAGAGGCTAAATGAAGAGGAGATACTATATCAATGTACTGAATGTGAGGATAGGTTTACCAACATCTCAGACctgacagaacataaaataattcACACACGAAACAAGcttttcatttgtacagaatgcgAAAAGTGTTTTCCATACAAATCACAGCTTACAATACATCAGAAATTTCACAAAGGGCTGAAACCATTTAAATGCTCAGAATGCGGTAAATGTTTTCATCAGAAAGGCAACCTGCGACTGCATGAAATCACTCATACGGGACGCAAACCGTTTAAGTGTTCTGAATGCGATAAAAGTTTCACCTACAAATGTGTCCTAAAAACGCATGAAAAAATCCACAGTGGAGAGAAACAGTATAAGTGTTCAGAATGTGACAAATGTTTTCATCAAAAAGGCAACCTGCGACAGCACGAAATCACCCACCTGAgagagaaaccttttaaatgttccgaGTGTGATAAAAGTTTCAGTTACAAGTGTGCTCTGAAAACACACGAAAAGATCCATAGTGCAGAGAAACCGtacaaatgttctgaatgtgacaaATGTTTTCATCAGAAAGGCAACTTGCGACAGCACGAAATCACCCATCTGAGAGaaaaaccttttaaatgttctgaatgtgataaatgttACAGTTACAAGTGTGCCTTAAAAACGCATGAAAAGATCCATAGTCGAGATATGTAG
- the LOC117346954 gene encoding zinc finger protein 184-like isoform X2, with the protein MSAWIPDQVSITFNDVAAYFLETEWNILEEWQKEMYRNVIQEIHGILTSRGYSIVNPDVIFKIKREDEKYPVQHYEWEKKENMTDPPNSFSHIKPEILIRFKQEEFGIEPEEFEESGSLTIRGNYEELHEAGRRGYSPDPIADALKVKELEDWDHPDGGNKDTDIKRGGGFRNNSQRQRMHNGHQKKKWTHKDPPRDNLDPSAAYEGGVNRPLLPNMKEKGPKAERLLICTEEERNYNHLPNLLQTQRLNEEEILYQCTECEDRFTNISDLTEHKIIHTRNKLFICTECEKCFPYKSQLTIHQKFHKGLKPFKCSECGKCFHQKGNLRLHEITHTGRKPFKCSECDKSFTYKCVLKTHEKIHSGEKQYKCSECDKCFHQKGNLRQHEITHLREKPFKCSECDKSFSYKCALKTHEKIHSAEKPYKCSECDKCFHQKGNLRQHEITHLREKPFKCSECDKCYSYKCALKTHEKIHSRDM; encoded by the exons ATGTCTGCCTGGATTCCTGATCAG GTATCAATCACATTCAATGATGTCGCTGCTTATTTCTTGGAAACAGAATGGAACATTCTGGAAGAGTGGCAGAAAGAGATGTACAGAAATGTCATCCAGGAGATTCATGGCATCCTCACGTCACGGG GTTATTCAATTGTTAATCCCGATGTTATATTCAAGATTAAAAGGGAAGACGAGAAATATCCCGTCCAACACTACGAGtgggagaaaaaagaaaacatgacTGACCCCCCCAACA GCTTCTCCCATATCAAACCGGAAATTTTGATCCGATTTAAGCAAGAGGAATTCGGGATTGAGCCTGAGGAATTTGAAGAGAGCGGAAGCCTGACAATCAGAGGCAATTATGAGGAACTGCATGAAGCAG GCAGAAGAGGGTACAGTCCTGACCCCATAGCGGATGCCCTGAAAGTTAAAGAGCTCGAAGATTGGGATCATCCAGACGGAGGAAACAAAGACACCGATATCAAGAGGG GTGGAGGATTCAGGAATAATAGCCAGAGGCAGAGAATGCACAATGGACATCAGAAGAAGAAATGGACACACAAGGACCCTCCCAGAGACAACCTAGATCCTTCCGCTGCCTATGAAGGAGGTGTCAACCGACCACTGCTACCCAACATGAAAGAAAAAGGCCCAAAGGCAGAGAGACTACTCATATGTACTGAAGAAGAGAGAAATTACAATCACCTCCCAAATCTTTTGCAAACGCAGAGGCTAAATGAAGAGGAGATACTATATCAATGTACTGAATGTGAGGATAGGTTTACCAACATCTCAGACctgacagaacataaaataattcACACACGAAACAAGcttttcatttgtacagaatgcgAAAAGTGTTTTCCATACAAATCACAGCTTACAATACATCAGAAATTTCACAAAGGGCTGAAACCATTTAAATGCTCAGAATGCGGTAAATGTTTTCATCAGAAAGGCAACCTGCGACTGCATGAAATCACTCATACGGGACGCAAACCGTTTAAGTGTTCTGAATGCGATAAAAGTTTCACCTACAAATGTGTCCTAAAAACGCATGAAAAAATCCACAGTGGAGAGAAACAGTATAAGTGTTCAGAATGTGACAAATGTTTTCATCAAAAAGGCAACCTGCGACAGCACGAAATCACCCACCTGAgagagaaaccttttaaatgttccgaGTGTGATAAAAGTTTCAGTTACAAGTGTGCTCTGAAAACACACGAAAAGATCCATAGTGCAGAGAAACCGtacaaatgttctgaatgtgacaaATGTTTTCATCAGAAAGGCAACTTGCGACAGCACGAAATCACCCATCTGAGAGaaaaaccttttaaatgttctgaatgtgataaatgttACAGTTACAAGTGTGCCTTAAAAACGCATGAAAAGATCCATAGTCGAGATATGTAG